A genomic region of Methanosarcina thermophila TM-1 contains the following coding sequences:
- a CDS encoding preprotein translocase subunit Sec61beta, with the protein MAKKSGTGLQSSAGLMRYYEADKNAIQIQPKTVLIVGAITGIAVLFLSAVNGVWP; encoded by the coding sequence ATGGCTAAAAAATCAGGTACCGGGCTTCAGTCCTCTGCAGGGCTCATGCGCTACTATGAAGCAGATAAAAATGCAATTCAAATCCAGCCCAAAACAGTGCTGATTGTCGGCGCCATTACCGGTATAGCAGTATTATTCTTAAGTGCTGTAAACGGCGTCTGGCCGTAA
- a CDS encoding endonuclease MutS2 encodes MSTKTSQPLLSLREIHGIGERVADKLIEHFGTEDAALQAICEGDIASLSEINGISHNFALSLAREARSRTEGCSISDFLKTKEALELYSRLLELIKSFAHTTHSRDRLNLFYPLPASRMDLIQKRQAFIGEYLELGEAFSENSEFLDLLSRVRKLKPVPANLRVRDRIILCGDPKILEAAREKFQPFLPVQGVEDFSEFVDLARGYSSVIVFDDTYLGFDLPEGIEPEYFQDISRAEFCQVLPEKELSFFARNLYCIRACLNIVSALRSQGFGFFEGFSEEKLGILNAALSKLGEDGKPVEGFDPEIDRLGAALQNLDSVLTSALNEANQRMNRTLEASSLTLSGQELIKLVSGGMEIKDLLAKELDRIYKTEIKAVKEEIADKLGLQKQEKLMLESLFPDEISYPLSVDQSQLQLLRQKLNNSLEKTRLARKRELAKTLSAFHQPVEQLVKEILDFDLGFSIACFSAKFQLKVPKLIRETGIGFEAGENLFLKARHGEIDPVSYSIGKTSFSPAGLENRVVLLSGVNSGGKTSLLELIAQCVILGYMGFPVPAKELELGPVEEFYYFGKSKGTLDAGAFETTLKQFSMLSEVSGKLVLADELESITEPGASARIIAGILEYLYRNEQSLGIFVSHLSELILENTGAEVRVDGIEADGLDSNLELIVNRNPVYNRIARSTPELIVERLLRKTTGKEQEFYSHLKNKFRTGTKMDS; translated from the coding sequence TTGAGTACGAAAACTTCTCAGCCGCTCTTAAGCCTGCGGGAAATTCATGGAATTGGTGAACGGGTAGCTGACAAGCTGATTGAGCATTTCGGAACTGAAGATGCGGCTCTTCAGGCTATTTGCGAGGGGGATATAGCTTCGCTTTCGGAAATCAATGGAATTAGCCATAATTTCGCCCTCTCCCTTGCAAGAGAAGCCAGATCAAGAACCGAGGGCTGTTCAATTTCTGATTTTCTCAAAACAAAAGAAGCCCTGGAACTTTATTCACGCCTGCTTGAGTTGATAAAGAGTTTTGCCCATACCACACATTCCAGGGACAGGTTGAACCTTTTTTACCCTTTACCTGCTTCGCGCATGGATCTGATACAGAAAAGGCAGGCTTTCATAGGAGAGTATCTTGAACTGGGAGAGGCTTTTTCTGAGAATTCCGAATTTCTGGACTTGCTTTCCAGGGTGAGAAAACTTAAACCGGTGCCGGCAAACCTCAGGGTCAGAGACCGGATAATTCTTTGCGGAGATCCAAAAATCCTGGAAGCAGCCAGAGAAAAGTTCCAGCCTTTTTTGCCTGTGCAGGGCGTAGAAGACTTCTCGGAGTTCGTAGATCTCGCAAGGGGCTACTCCAGTGTTATTGTTTTTGATGATACCTATCTTGGCTTTGACCTGCCTGAAGGCATTGAACCTGAGTATTTCCAGGACATCTCCAGGGCTGAATTCTGTCAGGTTTTGCCTGAAAAGGAACTGTCATTTTTTGCGCGGAATCTTTATTGCATCCGCGCCTGTTTGAATATAGTCTCGGCTCTACGCTCCCAGGGGTTCGGATTCTTTGAGGGATTCTCGGAAGAGAAGCTTGGCATACTCAATGCAGCTCTTTCAAAGCTCGGAGAAGATGGAAAGCCTGTTGAAGGTTTTGATCCTGAAATTGATAGGCTTGGGGCAGCTCTGCAAAACCTTGACTCTGTATTGACTTCGGCTCTGAATGAAGCTAACCAGCGCATGAACCGAACCCTTGAGGCAAGTTCGCTTACCCTGAGCGGGCAGGAACTCATCAAGCTTGTAAGCGGGGGAATGGAGATTAAAGACCTGCTTGCAAAAGAACTCGATAGGATTTATAAAACTGAGATTAAAGCTGTAAAAGAAGAGATCGCTGACAAGCTTGGGCTTCAGAAGCAGGAAAAATTAATGCTTGAGAGTCTTTTTCCTGATGAGATTTCCTATCCTCTGAGTGTGGACCAGTCACAGCTCCAGCTTCTCAGGCAAAAGCTGAACAATAGCCTTGAAAAAACAAGGCTTGCCCGAAAAAGAGAGCTTGCAAAAACGCTCTCAGCCTTTCACCAGCCAGTAGAACAACTTGTTAAAGAAATTCTAGATTTCGATTTGGGGTTCTCAATAGCATGTTTTTCGGCAAAATTCCAATTGAAGGTGCCGAAACTGATTCGTGAAACAGGAATAGGTTTTGAAGCTGGGGAAAACCTCTTTTTAAAAGCCCGTCATGGAGAAATCGATCCTGTGAGTTATTCCATTGGAAAAACCAGTTTTTCTCCTGCTGGTCTTGAAAACAGGGTTGTGCTTCTGAGCGGGGTGAATTCCGGGGGCAAGACTTCCCTGCTTGAACTCATTGCCCAGTGCGTAATCCTTGGATACATGGGCTTTCCGGTTCCTGCAAAAGAACTTGAACTCGGACCTGTTGAGGAATTTTACTACTTCGGAAAATCAAAAGGAACCCTGGATGCAGGAGCTTTTGAAACTACCCTTAAACAGTTCTCGATGCTTTCCGAAGTTTCGGGAAAACTGGTGCTTGCGGACGAACTGGAATCAATTACTGAGCCTGGAGCTTCTGCACGGATTATAGCAGGAATCCTGGAATACCTTTACAGAAATGAACAGAGTTTGGGAATTTTTGTTTCCCACCTGTCAGAGCTTATCCTTGAAAACACCGGGGCAGAGGTAAGGGTAGATGGAATCGAAGCCGATGGTCTGGATTCCAATCTGGAACTCATAGTTAACCGTAACCCTGTATACAATCGCATTGCTCGAAGCACTCCCGAGTTGATTGTGGAACGACTGCTCAGAAAAACCACCGGAAAAGAGCAGGAGTTTTATTCACATTTAAAGAATAAATTTAGAACTGGCACAAAAATGGACTCCTAA
- the ppk1 gene encoding polyphosphate kinase 1 has protein sequence MERNFPIQCADSDRLVMDNVEGARAEVSRMPDLSDPCLYTDREYSWLQFNNRVLEEAFDERNPLLERVKFLSIFGSNLDEFFMVRVPGVLKRIAEALKDDRTDEQAQEQLRIIRQELLRQLPLVDKCWNEILEPALREKGIKVLNYFELSGKEREKLRDHFERNIFPLLTPLGFDSGRPFPHISNLSLNLAVLIDDPDYGERFARVKIPPMFTRLVVVPEDDQERITSNLEELKTGRFVWLEQLIAANLDLLFPGQHILGAYPFRITRDADLGFDEDGDKDLMTAVKQRVGRNYFGSAVRLETDYTMPPKVSDILLKNLNLTASLMFRSAAPLGLSSLIKLAQINRPELKYEPFEPKKHSQLAKREEIFSVLKKRDILLYHPYDSFESVIDFVEEAADDPDVLAIKMTLYRVDDNSRIVQALMRAADRRKQVAALVELKARFDEENNIGWAKELERKGVHVVYGFPGRKTHAKMCLVVRAEEEGIRYYVHMSTGNYNAVTGKLYTDIGYLTSDSLIGKDISDLFNALTGYSRKDHYIKLLVAPQTLRHQILERIRREIDLHEKYGNGHLIFKMNSLVDYQCIRELYRASRAGVKVDLIVRGICCLKPGIYGLSENIRVTSIVGRFLEHSRIYYFRNGGKEEVFIGSADLMPRNLDNRVEVLFPASPEYIPILRDVILGTHLKDNVKARLLLPDGRTERIYPQPDEEELDSQLWMLENSRSWDLSSRKE, from the coding sequence ATGGAGCGGAACTTCCCCATTCAGTGTGCAGATTCTGATAGGCTGGTTATGGATAACGTTGAAGGAGCTCGGGCAGAAGTTTCTCGCATGCCTGACCTCAGTGACCCGTGCTTATATACGGACCGGGAATACAGCTGGCTCCAATTCAATAACAGGGTACTTGAAGAAGCTTTTGACGAGCGCAATCCCCTACTTGAAAGAGTCAAGTTTCTTTCGATTTTTGGAAGTAATCTTGATGAGTTTTTCATGGTCAGGGTTCCAGGCGTCCTGAAAAGAATAGCTGAAGCTCTAAAAGATGACAGGACAGACGAGCAGGCACAGGAACAGCTTCGTATTATCAGGCAAGAGCTTCTCAGGCAGCTTCCTCTCGTTGATAAATGCTGGAATGAGATCCTTGAACCTGCTCTCAGGGAAAAAGGAATTAAAGTTCTTAATTACTTTGAGCTTTCAGGGAAGGAAAGAGAAAAGCTTAGAGACCATTTCGAGAGAAATATTTTCCCTCTACTCACTCCTCTAGGCTTTGATTCAGGACGTCCTTTCCCTCATATTTCCAACCTCAGCCTTAACCTTGCAGTACTGATTGATGACCCTGATTATGGGGAACGCTTTGCAAGGGTCAAGATCCCTCCAATGTTCACGAGACTTGTAGTCGTTCCTGAGGATGACCAGGAGAGAATAACCTCCAATCTGGAGGAACTGAAAACAGGACGTTTTGTCTGGCTCGAACAGCTTATAGCTGCAAATCTTGACCTCCTGTTTCCCGGACAGCATATTCTCGGAGCCTACCCATTCAGGATCACACGCGATGCAGATCTCGGTTTTGATGAAGATGGGGACAAAGATCTTATGACAGCTGTAAAACAAAGAGTCGGCAGGAACTACTTTGGATCGGCTGTCAGACTTGAGACCGATTATACGATGCCTCCGAAAGTTTCGGATATTCTTCTTAAAAACCTGAACCTTACTGCTTCCCTTATGTTCAGGTCTGCAGCTCCTCTGGGGCTTTCAAGTCTCATTAAACTTGCACAGATTAACCGCCCTGAGCTTAAATATGAGCCCTTCGAGCCGAAAAAACACTCTCAACTGGCGAAAAGAGAGGAAATTTTTTCAGTTCTCAAAAAGCGAGACATTCTGCTTTACCATCCCTATGATAGCTTCGAATCGGTAATTGACTTTGTGGAGGAGGCTGCCGACGATCCTGATGTTCTGGCGATCAAAATGACCCTTTACAGGGTGGATGACAATTCCAGAATTGTCCAGGCTCTTATGAGAGCAGCTGACCGGAGGAAGCAGGTAGCGGCTCTGGTTGAGCTTAAAGCCCGCTTTGATGAGGAAAACAATATAGGCTGGGCAAAAGAACTCGAACGCAAAGGGGTTCATGTAGTTTACGGTTTTCCGGGGCGCAAGACTCATGCCAAGATGTGCCTTGTGGTGAGAGCCGAAGAGGAAGGCATCAGATATTACGTGCATATGAGCACAGGAAACTATAACGCTGTCACAGGAAAGCTCTATACCGATATTGGTTACCTGACAAGCGATTCACTCATAGGCAAGGATATATCTGACCTTTTCAATGCCCTTACTGGATATTCGAGAAAAGACCATTATATCAAACTCCTTGTAGCCCCCCAGACTCTCAGGCATCAGATCCTGGAGCGTATCAGGCGTGAAATTGACCTGCATGAGAAATATGGAAACGGACACCTTATCTTCAAAATGAATTCCCTTGTGGACTACCAGTGTATCCGGGAACTCTACAGGGCTTCCAGAGCCGGAGTAAAGGTAGACCTTATTGTCAGGGGAATCTGCTGCCTCAAACCAGGTATCTACGGGCTCAGTGAAAATATCAGGGTTACTTCGATAGTTGGGCGCTTCCTTGAACACTCCAGGATTTACTATTTCAGAAATGGCGGAAAAGAAGAAGTCTTTATTGGAAGCGCCGACCTTATGCCGCGCAACCTGGACAACAGGGTAGAAGTGCTCTTCCCGGCATCTCCAGAATACATCCCCATCCTGAGAGATGTGATTCTTGGCACCCACCTCAAAGACAATGTAAAAGCCCGCCTTCTGCTTCCGGACGGCAGGACTGAAAGGATTTATCCGCAGCCCGACGAAGAAGAACTGGATTCTCAGTTGTGGATGCTTGAGAACAGCAGAAGCTGGGATTTAAGTTCTAGGAAAGAGTGA
- a CDS encoding alpha/beta hydrolase family protein: MSRQDSGKKASKYRASSRIRASKPAVLLLGFLFILVGIFGILYNPSGSADAEASWEVSEAGILTFPDREVPVFSVKEIEDTYAPENPDTLKLLSFESRGQRIQALLRIPANSSSSPGLVLLPGAGISKEAEQGLAVELSKMGYATLTPDQRNLGSINIERDFEFFKAGLEPLEYTMVYDALKASDVLAAQPEVDPERLAILGESNGGRIAVLACALNPSLKGVIAISTAGYGTENPDSALTNDPETYRFYRSIDPNTYLETLPSAKFVQIHSFNDTVISHDQALRTFALAKEPKAMYNVTEAAHGYTGSMRPYLEKELALILK, from the coding sequence TTGAGCAGGCAGGATTCAGGGAAAAAGGCAAGCAAATACAGGGCTTCTTCAAGGATCAGAGCCTCTAAACCCGCAGTTCTTCTTCTGGGTTTTCTTTTTATACTTGTGGGTATTTTTGGAATTCTGTATAACCCATCAGGCTCAGCAGACGCTGAAGCTTCCTGGGAGGTCTCGGAAGCAGGCATCCTAACTTTTCCAGATCGAGAGGTGCCAGTTTTTTCAGTTAAGGAAATCGAAGATACGTACGCCCCTGAAAATCCGGATACTTTAAAACTGCTGTCTTTTGAAAGCCGTGGGCAAAGAATCCAGGCTCTCTTAAGAATTCCTGCAAACTCCTCCTCTTCTCCGGGTCTTGTCCTGCTGCCTGGGGCAGGGATTAGCAAAGAAGCCGAGCAGGGTCTGGCTGTGGAACTCTCTAAAATGGGGTATGCGACTCTCACTCCTGACCAGCGTAACCTAGGCAGCATAAACATAGAAAGAGATTTTGAATTTTTCAAAGCCGGTCTTGAGCCTCTCGAATATACCATGGTTTACGATGCCCTTAAAGCCTCAGACGTGCTTGCAGCCCAGCCTGAAGTTGATCCTGAAAGGCTTGCAATTCTCGGGGAAAGTAACGGCGGAAGAATTGCAGTTCTTGCCTGTGCCCTTAACCCTTCCCTTAAAGGAGTTATCGCGATCAGCACCGCCGGCTACGGCACTGAGAACCCCGATTCTGCACTTACAAACGATCCCGAAACTTACCGTTTTTATCGCTCAATCGACCCTAACACCTATCTTGAAACCCTGCCGTCTGCAAAATTCGTGCAGATTCATTCTTTTAATGATACCGTAATCTCTCACGATCAGGCGCTCCGAACCTTTGCCCTTGCAAAAGAGCCAAAAGCGATGTATAACGTCACTGAGGCAGCCCACGGATATACGGGCTCAATGCGTCCCTATCTTGAAAAAGAACTCGCTCTTATTTTGAAGTAA